The Candidatus Acidulodesulfobacterium acidiphilum genomic interval CGGTTTAGGTGCGGAAGAAAGAGGACAGTCCGAGGCTATAGCGGAAACGATATACGAATTATTAAACGTTAACGTTCCGGTGATATCGGTAATTATAGGAGAAGGCGGAAGCGGAGGCGCTCTTGCTTTTGGAACAGGCAACAGCGTATTAATGATGGAATATTCCGTTTATTCGGTTATATCGCCTGAAGGATGCGCTTCTATTTTATACAAAGATACTTCTAAAACGGAAGAAGCGGCGAATTCTCTGAAATTAACCGCAAAAGACCTGCTTAACGACTCCAAGGCCATAGACGGCATTATAGCGGAACCTCTCGGCGGCGCGCACAGGGACCCTAAACTTGCCGCCGAAAATTTAAAGAAAGCAGTCTTGGAAAATATAAACGAATTGAAAAAATACAAAGGGGAAGATTTAAGAAACCAAAGAATTGAAAAGTTTTCCAAATTTTAAATTCATTAATATTCAATAATAACGTTTTATTCCTTTATGGTAGAATATCCGGATATTGCTTATTTTCTTTCAAAAGACCTTATTTCTAAAAATTCCAGAGAAGAAATATACGAAAAAATTTCGATAACGGCCTCTAAATTTATAAAGAGCGATATCGTCACTATTTTTATGCTCAACGAGGATACCGAAAAAATAAACTGCGTAAATTACTACAAGGACGGAAAATTTATAAAGAAAGATTTAGAAATATTGCTCGGCGAAGGTTTAATAGGTTCGGTTATAGAGAACGGCGAATCTTTGGTCAGTTCTAATTTAAAAACGGATTTATCGGATATATATTATGAACTTGAAAAACAGTTTACTGGAATGTCGTCTATGCTCAGCGTTCCTATTTATGCAGGATCGTTAGTTTTAGGCGCTTTAAATATATACGGCAAAGAAATATATGAATTTTCGGAAGAAGAAGTAAAAATAGCCAAGTTTATCGCTATGCTGGGCGGTATTTTCATATACAGCCTGACCCTTTACGAAAACGCAAATCTTTTATACTTAAGGCAAAAAGATGAAAGCCGCAAAATATCCGATTTGTTGGAAATTTCAAAATTAGTCTCTTCGTCTTTAGACCTTACCAGTATTATCGAATACTCTATAAAAAGGCTTATGAATTATACCAAAACGGATTCAGCGCTCGTATATCTTAAAGAAAACAATAAAGATGTAAATAAATTCTGTTATGAATTTTTTAACTGCAATGTGACGGGATGTTCTAATTACGGCGGGAGTATCAACTGTTATAATATCACGGATTTCAGCTGTCCTTTCGTAAAATGCCCTCCGGAAAATAAAATACTTCAAAAATGCAACGCTTGCGATTTCTTCAAAAATATTTCATTAAAATTATTTAACGCTTACAATATGGATGCTTCGTTTTCCGGCCACGATACGTTGAAATTAAACGATTGTAAATGTTTAAAAACCGTAAGTTCCGATTATCCGACTATAAATTATTATGAAGACGATTCCGTTTCAGGAAGCGAAAACAATTCGCCGTGCGATTGTTTTTTGAAAGATATTTCTAAAAAAACTTTTATAGCTATTCCCGTTAAGACCGACAAAGATTTTCTCGGTCTTATTTTTCTTTTAGGAAAAATAAAAACGGAATATTCAATGGAAACTATCGATTTTACAGCAAATATTTCAAGCATAATTTCAGTAGCGGTTTATAACGCGCAAACGCTTAACTATATCGAAGAAGAACATTTTGAAACTATAAGCTCTATATCCGAAGCTATAGAAGCAAGAGATACATATACGAGAACTCACGGCGACCGGCTTATAGATTACGGCGTTATGGTTGCTAAGGAACTTGGGCTAAGCCATAACGAAATTAAAAATATAAGATATGCGGCGGCAATGCACGACGTAGGAAAGATAGGCATAAAAGATTCAATATTAAACAAGCAGGGCAAACTTACGGACGAAGAATACGAAGAGATTAAAAAACATCCGGAAATAGGCTATAATATGCTAAAAAAAATAAAGTTTTTAAGCCATATAGCAAACGACGTTCTTCACCATCAGGAAAGATACGACGGAAAAGGCTATCCATTCGGTCTTTCCGGCGAAGATATCCCTATAGCCTCAAGAATTATAGCGGTAGTGGATACTTTCGACGCAATGACGACCGACAGGCCATACAGAAAAGCTCTTCCGGTTGAAACGGCGCTGGAAGAAATTAAAAAAAATTCCGGAACGCAATTCGACCCGAATGTAGTCGAGG includes:
- a CDS encoding HD domain-containing protein, whose protein sequence is MVEYPDIAYFLSKDLISKNSREEIYEKISITASKFIKSDIVTIFMLNEDTEKINCVNYYKDGKFIKKDLEILLGEGLIGSVIENGESLVSSNLKTDLSDIYYELEKQFTGMSSMLSVPIYAGSLVLGALNIYGKEIYEFSEEEVKIAKFIAMLGGIFIYSLTLYENANLLYLRQKDESRKISDLLEISKLVSSSLDLTSIIEYSIKRLMNYTKTDSALVYLKENNKDVNKFCYEFFNCNVTGCSNYGGSINCYNITDFSCPFVKCPPENKILQKCNACDFFKNISLKLFNAYNMDASFSGHDTLKLNDCKCLKTVSSDYPTINYYEDDSVSGSENNSPCDCFLKDISKKTFIAIPVKTDKDFLGLIFLLGKIKTEYSMETIDFTANISSIISVAVYNAQTLNYIEEEHFETISSISEAIEARDTYTRTHGDRLIDYGVMVAKELGLSHNEIKNIRYAAAMHDVGKIGIKDSILNKQGKLTDEEYEEIKKHPEIGYNMLKKIKFLSHIANDVLHHQERYDGKGYPFGLSGEDIPIASRIIAVVDTFDAMTTDRPYRKALPVETALEEIKKNSGTQFDPNVVEAFLKAVKSGGGGYPY